In one Nicotiana sylvestris chromosome 8, ASM39365v2, whole genome shotgun sequence genomic region, the following are encoded:
- the LOC104249753 gene encoding uncharacterized protein, producing MAAEVSTLVRIMNKGDNHDMNESSSSSSSSRGGGKSTALITRDLLGGCSILDSKELDLDLQVPSGWEKHLDLKSGKVYLQRRNSSNYFSSMNKQPKYQTVGNFQDLNSPPASNLPLSLFEDTKLDLKLIASSSSPSSSSSGYNNSVCTLEKVKFALERAEKESLKRKRSVSESVVLMSITSSPTSNSSISSIKDTDNITEHDMTSFANSSFAAGCPSCLLYVLISKTNPRCPRCDTIVPISSVISMKKPRIDLNISM from the exons ATGGCAGCAGAAGTCAGCACTCTGGTTAGGATAATGAACAAAGGTGATAATCATGACATGAATGAatcatcatcttcatcttcatcctcaAGGGGTGGTGGAAAATCAACGGCCCTGATCACTCGGGACTTGCTCGGTGGATGTTCAATCCTTGATTCTAAAGAGTTGGACCTTGACTTGCAGGTTCCTTCTGGCTGGGAAAAGCACCTCGACTTGAAG TCAGGAAAAGTGTATCTACAAAGGAGAAATTCTTCGAATTATTTCTCATCAATGAATAAGCAACCAAAATATCAAACAGTTGGAAATTTTCAAGATCTCAATTCCCCTCCAGCTTCAAACTTACCACTCAGTCTTTTTGAGGACACTAAGTTAGATCTAAAACTGATAGCGTCATCATCATcgccatcatcatcatcatccggTTATAATAATAGCGTGTGCACCCTTGAAAAAGTAAAATTTGCTTTAGAAAGGGCAGAGAAGGAATCATTAAAGAGGAAGCGCTCCGTATCAGAATCAGTTGTACTCATGTCCATCACATCATCTCCTACTTCAAATTCCTCAATATCATCAATCAAGGATACAGATAATATTACTGAGCATGACATGACTTCGTTCGCGAATTCATCATTTGCTGCTGGTTGTCCAAGTTGTCTCCTTTACGTGCTGATATCAAAGACCAATCCAAGATGTCCGCGATGCGATACAATTGTTCCAATATCATCTGTAATTAGCATGAAAAAACCTCGTATTGACCTTAACATATCCATGTAA